In a single window of the Spirochaeta isovalerica genome:
- the yidC gene encoding membrane protein insertase YidC — protein MDKRTLLAVILSVIVMTGGYLLQNKLAPPAPVIEETEAAAAVETVEQETTAEPAETVTIDFEAVDEVVPARTVKVDTDVLSVEFSNSGAVITSLVLKDHLDYATNLPIDMINKGDGDYNAFNISFDEKFNQFLTENFHYENKGNGVHEFYRDFRKTGSDEVFRVVKRYTFSDQEYLFKIDVTLVDAPYSSYSLSFGPDIGPTFTKLDNRNELRRYYSYSDGKKENHKLKGDVETITNQVDWASINGKYFSLIIVPEDRTSAITWEKNTLSGYNNSSELHLTSNLSGSRTDSSYYVYAGPKNTEILKKYESSETNQFGLSESHFDEVIDSSTIPGLGWLSNILKYILIFFNKLIPNYGIAIILLTLLIKIIFYPVTHKSFESTSKMQAIQPKLKKLQDQYKNDPQKLNMATAELYKEEGVNPLGGCLPMLVQMPIFFALYGLLNSYFGLRGASFIPGWIDNLSSPESIFTLPFAIPLLGWTAVRLLPFLYLGTQLVMSRITQAGTAAAGGQSNSQMKMLTLGMPIMFFFILYDMPSGLLLYWTVTNVLSAAQQYVINKKKAAQS, from the coding sequence ATGGACAAACGAACGCTTTTGGCAGTTATTCTGTCAGTCATAGTTATGACAGGGGGGTATCTGCTTCAGAACAAACTGGCACCTCCCGCGCCTGTAATTGAAGAGACTGAAGCAGCTGCAGCGGTTGAAACAGTTGAACAGGAGACTACAGCGGAACCTGCAGAGACTGTAACAATCGATTTTGAAGCGGTCGATGAGGTTGTTCCTGCAAGAACAGTAAAAGTTGATACAGATGTTTTGTCTGTTGAATTCAGCAACAGCGGAGCCGTTATAACTTCTCTGGTTCTGAAAGACCATTTGGATTATGCCACAAATCTTCCAATTGACATGATTAATAAGGGAGATGGCGATTACAATGCCTTCAACATCAGTTTTGATGAAAAATTCAATCAGTTTCTGACTGAAAATTTTCATTATGAGAACAAAGGCAACGGAGTTCATGAATTTTACAGAGATTTCCGTAAAACAGGCAGTGATGAAGTTTTCAGAGTTGTCAAACGATACACATTTTCCGATCAGGAATATCTTTTTAAAATTGATGTAACCCTGGTCGATGCTCCCTATAGCAGTTATTCTCTTTCTTTCGGACCTGACATCGGTCCAACTTTTACCAAACTTGATAACAGAAATGAACTGAGACGGTATTATTCCTATAGCGACGGGAAAAAAGAGAATCACAAACTTAAAGGCGATGTGGAAACCATCACCAATCAAGTCGATTGGGCTTCAATCAACGGGAAGTATTTCTCATTGATTATTGTTCCCGAAGATAGAACCAGCGCTATTACCTGGGAAAAGAATACATTAAGCGGTTATAATAATTCTTCCGAACTCCATTTGACCAGTAATTTATCTGGAAGCAGAACTGACAGCAGTTATTATGTTTATGCGGGACCGAAAAATACTGAGATACTGAAAAAATATGAAAGCAGTGAAACTAATCAGTTCGGTCTGAGCGAAAGTCATTTTGATGAAGTCATTGATTCATCGACTATTCCCGGTCTCGGATGGCTTTCAAATATCCTTAAATACATTCTAATTTTCTTTAATAAGCTTATACCGAACTACGGTATTGCCATTATATTGCTAACTTTATTAATTAAGATTATTTTTTATCCTGTAACTCATAAGAGCTTTGAGTCTACCAGTAAGATGCAGGCTATACAGCCCAAGCTGAAGAAACTCCAGGATCAGTATAAGAATGATCCACAGAAGCTCAATATGGCAACTGCGGAGCTTTATAAAGAAGAAGGTGTCAATCCTTTAGGCGGGTGTCTGCCTATGCTGGTGCAGATGCCGATCTTTTTTGCTCTTTACGGTTTGCTGAACAGCTATTTCGGATTGAGAGGCGCGTCGTTCATCCCCGGATGGATTGATAATCTTTCCAGTCCCGAATCCATATTTACATTACCTTTTGCCATACCTCTTCTTGGATGGACAGCCGTGAGGCTTCTTCCTTTCCTTTATCTGGGAACGCAGCTGGTGATGTCCAGAATCACTCAGGCCGGCACTGCAGCAGCAGGCGGACAGAGTAATTCGCAGATGAAAATGCTTACTTTAGGTATGCCGATAATGTTCTTTTTCATTCTTTATGACATGCCGTCGGGACTTCTCCTGTACTGGACCGTAACAAACGTTCTGTCAGCGGCGCAGCAATATGTCATTAACAAAAAAAAGGCGGCGCAATCCTGA
- the jag gene encoding RNA-binding cell elongation regulator Jag/EloR: protein MIKEFEGKTEKEAISKAVSELGLQQDEFDVEILETVSNGIFKRGSVKIRVHVEDESTGVPHQKIDFEGDLEKETAVFVTNIIEKMGYPGSVSVNFRDERKIGLDIKSEHSAILIGKKGKNMDAIQLLANVYLGKITPSDEKPARVIIDSENYRRRREDSIVRMARKTAEQVCRSKNSKLLEPMNPFERRLIHTALNDMNDVITKSEGDGLYKQVRIIYKGSRE, encoded by the coding sequence ATGATAAAAGAATTTGAAGGTAAAACCGAGAAAGAGGCTATTTCAAAGGCTGTCTCAGAACTCGGTCTTCAACAGGATGAGTTTGATGTTGAAATTTTAGAAACAGTATCGAACGGAATTTTTAAAAGAGGTTCAGTCAAAATCCGCGTACATGTGGAAGATGAATCTACCGGAGTCCCTCATCAGAAAATTGATTTTGAAGGGGATCTGGAAAAAGAAACAGCGGTATTTGTGACAAATATCATTGAAAAGATGGGTTATCCCGGTTCGGTTTCAGTGAATTTCCGCGATGAAAGAAAAATAGGTCTGGATATAAAATCAGAGCATTCGGCTATTCTTATCGGCAAGAAAGGAAAGAATATGGATGCTATCCAGTTACTGGCCAATGTTTATCTGGGAAAGATAACTCCTTCCGATGAAAAGCCGGCAAGGGTTATTATTGATTCTGAGAACTACAGGAGACGGAGAGAAGACAGTATTGTCAGAATGGCGAGAAAAACAGCTGAACAGGTTTGCCGTTCAAAGAATTCCAAACTCCTCGAGCCGATGAATCCCTTTGAAAGAAGGCTCATCCATACAGCGCTCAATGATATGAATGATGTAATAACAAAGAGTGAAGGTGACGGACTCTACAAGCAGGTGAGAATCATCTACAAAGGCAGTAGAGAATAA
- the thrC gene encoding threonine synthase, which yields MHFYSTRNSDDMVDFSTALFQGLAPDGGLYIPAEQADLSVIFSRFGNETSFTEIAGEMIFSLLRSTFNRSQSFDIAEKAFPFSPEITELQNNISILELFHGKSCAFKDFGASFLAQSMDTLLKKRERKAVILTATSGDTGSAVAQAFVGKNNIEVVILYPSGRVSPLQEKQLTTLGENIRALEVKGSFDDCQKMVKDAFVDKDITDKITLSSANSINLGRLIPQSFYYVWAYSRIKDHAPETVFTVPSGNFGNLTAGLYAQSWGLPISRFVAATNANDVVPKYLEDGFYNPMASVHTISNAMDVGAPSNYERMFHLFKGKVENFRNKISAYRVDDTTTEDTIKEVYEKEKYIMCPHTAVGYKAARLFQKDNGDQPLMVLSTAHPGKFTEVIEKVISVKPELPEELRKLERREKVSVIIENTSESLKDFLLTTY from the coding sequence ATGCATTTTTACAGTACAAGAAATTCAGACGATATGGTCGATTTTTCCACAGCCCTCTTCCAGGGACTGGCTCCCGACGGAGGACTCTATATTCCGGCAGAACAGGCTGATTTAAGTGTCATTTTCAGCAGATTCGGGAATGAAACATCTTTTACGGAAATTGCCGGAGAGATGATTTTCAGTCTGCTCAGATCTACTTTCAACCGGAGCCAGTCATTTGACATAGCAGAAAAGGCTTTCCCTTTTTCACCTGAAATCACTGAACTGCAAAATAATATTTCCATCCTCGAACTCTTTCATGGAAAAAGTTGCGCATTCAAGGATTTCGGAGCTTCCTTTCTCGCCCAGTCAATGGATACTCTTCTGAAAAAAAGAGAGAGAAAAGCTGTTATCCTTACAGCGACTTCCGGTGATACAGGATCGGCAGTAGCCCAGGCCTTTGTCGGTAAAAACAATATTGAAGTCGTCATACTTTATCCTTCAGGAAGGGTCAGTCCACTTCAGGAAAAACAGCTAACAACACTGGGAGAAAATATCAGAGCCCTCGAAGTAAAAGGTTCCTTTGATGATTGCCAGAAAATGGTAAAGGATGCTTTTGTCGATAAAGATATTACTGATAAAATTACCCTTTCTTCAGCCAATTCCATAAATCTGGGACGATTGATCCCTCAGTCTTTTTATTATGTCTGGGCCTACTCCCGAATAAAGGATCATGCCCCAGAAACAGTTTTTACCGTACCAAGCGGTAATTTCGGAAATCTGACTGCCGGACTTTATGCCCAGTCCTGGGGGTTACCGATTTCCCGTTTTGTCGCAGCAACTAATGCCAATGATGTTGTACCGAAATATCTTGAAGACGGCTTTTATAACCCCATGGCTTCCGTTCACACCATTTCAAATGCCATGGATGTCGGTGCTCCAAGCAACTACGAGAGAATGTTTCATCTTTTTAAGGGGAAAGTGGAAAATTTCCGTAATAAAATTTCCGCTTACAGAGTCGACGATACAACAACAGAAGACACTATTAAAGAAGTTTATGAAAAAGAGAAGTATATAATGTGTCCACATACAGCTGTGGGATACAAAGCAGCTCGATTATTCCAAAAGGACAATGGAGATCAGCCCCTAATGGTTCTTTCGACGGCTCATCCGGGAAAATTCACTGAAGTTATCGAAAAAGTTATCTCTGTTAAACCTGAACTTCCCGAAGAACTCCGTAAACTGGAGAGAAGAGAAAAAGTATCAGTAATCATTGAGAACACATCTGAATCTCTAAAGGATTTTTTATTAACAACTTATTAA